The following proteins come from a genomic window of Calorimonas adulescens:
- the pheT gene encoding phenylalanine--tRNA ligase subunit beta encodes MLVPLSWLKEFVDIDIPVGELCNRLTMTGTKVETYKYMGENIENVVIGKILKIEKHPNADNLLVGSVDTGNDILRIVTGATNIYEGAFIPVAKIGARLPGGIKIRKNKLRGIESMGMMCSAEELGLDESLLPEYQRGGIFILPELPIGEDAVRAIGLDDYIIEFEITPNRPDELSIVGIAREVAVTLGKEFRMPNFDMPEVLKTEELPITVEIKDNDLCKRYVGCVIDNIQIKESPWDIQMKLIKCGIRPINNIVDITNYVMLELGQPLHAFDADKVSEGKIIVRRALEGEKIVTIDHKERELRSDMLLITDSKGPIGIAGVMGGLNTEITADTKRVFIESANFLGSNIRRTSKALGMRSEASSRFEKGLALEIAPLAANRCAVLISEQGAGIPYSNMIDVYSVLPERHSITVNINRINGLLGLNIDVRTITEILERLEFKVDIHGDMLNIALPYFRNDIEGEADIAEEIARFYGYDRIPETILDGKRMVQGRRTLEQTLELRAKNILSSFSLYEAVTFSFADPEDLDRLYLPQEDLRRKYVTISNSLGKNQSVMRTTLIPDMIKTLKLNISRGYKRVLMFEIAPVYFRNDEELKELPDQVKKLCIGLSGENIDFYDIKGCIEYMFEGLNVKGVNYTRSDEPYLHPGVSINIIIDGEVVGSAGRLHPRVADRYDISRETYVAELDMDAIFKKADVTKTYKPLPKFPSVERDAAFIVAEEVSVGDMTKAIMESGGKLIEEISLFDIYRGKQIPEGKKSVAFSITFRAADRTLTVTEIDDVMTKIIERIKTDFNGVLRG; translated from the coding sequence ATGCTTGTACCATTGAGCTGGCTTAAAGAATTTGTGGATATAGATATACCGGTAGGAGAGCTCTGCAACAGGCTTACTATGACAGGTACTAAAGTGGAAACATATAAATATATGGGGGAGAACATAGAGAATGTTGTCATTGGTAAGATATTAAAGATAGAAAAGCATCCAAATGCAGATAACCTTCTTGTTGGGAGTGTGGATACAGGTAACGATATCCTTAGGATTGTTACAGGTGCCACAAACATATATGAAGGAGCGTTTATACCTGTTGCCAAGATTGGGGCCAGGTTACCCGGTGGTATAAAAATCAGGAAGAATAAGCTCAGAGGAATAGAGTCTATGGGTATGATGTGCTCTGCCGAGGAGCTTGGTTTGGATGAATCACTTTTGCCAGAATATCAGCGTGGAGGGATATTCATTCTTCCCGAGTTACCTATCGGTGAAGATGCTGTAAGGGCTATTGGATTGGATGACTATATCATAGAATTTGAAATTACACCCAATAGACCGGATGAACTGAGTATAGTAGGAATAGCCAGAGAAGTAGCCGTAACTCTTGGAAAAGAGTTTAGAATGCCTAACTTTGACATGCCCGAAGTGCTTAAAACGGAAGAATTGCCAATCACAGTAGAGATAAAAGACAATGACCTCTGCAAAAGGTATGTAGGGTGTGTGATAGATAATATTCAGATAAAAGAATCGCCTTGGGATATTCAGATGAAGCTCATCAAGTGCGGCATAAGGCCTATAAACAATATTGTGGACATAACCAATTATGTGATGCTGGAGTTGGGGCAGCCGCTCCATGCCTTCGATGCGGATAAGGTTTCTGAGGGAAAGATAATAGTTCGAAGGGCACTGGAGGGTGAGAAGATAGTGACCATAGACCATAAGGAGAGGGAATTAAGAAGTGACATGCTCCTTATAACTGATTCAAAAGGGCCCATAGGGATAGCCGGTGTGATGGGTGGATTGAATACTGAGATAACAGCAGATACAAAGAGGGTATTTATTGAATCTGCAAACTTTTTGGGAAGTAATATCAGACGTACCTCTAAAGCATTAGGGATGCGTTCTGAAGCCTCTTCCAGGTTTGAAAAGGGCCTGGCCTTGGAGATAGCACCTTTAGCTGCAAACAGGTGCGCTGTTCTCATAAGTGAGCAGGGGGCAGGTATTCCCTACTCTAACATGATAGATGTATACAGCGTGTTACCGGAAAGACATTCAATTACCGTAAACATAAACAGGATAAATGGGTTACTCGGTCTTAATATTGATGTCAGAACCATAACGGAAATTTTAGAAAGGCTTGAATTTAAAGTTGATATCCATGGTGACATGCTGAATATAGCACTGCCGTATTTTCGCAACGATATAGAGGGAGAGGCAGATATAGCGGAGGAAATAGCCAGGTTTTACGGGTATGACAGAATACCTGAAACCATACTGGATGGCAAAAGAATGGTCCAGGGCAGGAGGACATTGGAGCAGACGCTGGAGCTCAGGGCTAAAAACATTCTTTCTTCATTTTCACTGTATGAGGCTGTTACATTTTCATTTGCCGATCCTGAAGACCTTGACAGGTTGTACCTGCCACAGGAGGATCTGAGGCGTAAATATGTCACCATATCAAACTCTCTTGGTAAAAACCAGAGTGTGATGAGGACCACCCTGATTCCAGACATGATAAAAACCCTAAAGTTAAATATATCAAGGGGATATAAGAGGGTACTTATGTTTGAAATTGCCCCTGTATATTTCAGGAATGATGAAGAATTAAAAGAGCTTCCTGATCAGGTTAAGAAGTTATGTATCGGACTATCCGGGGAAAATATAGATTTTTACGATATCAAAGGGTGCATAGAGTATATGTTTGAGGGCCTGAATGTTAAGGGTGTCAATTACACAAGGTCTGATGAACCCTACCTTCATCCCGGGGTTTCCATAAATATCATAATAGATGGTGAAGTTGTTGGCTCTGCAGGAAGGCTGCACCCCAGGGTTGCCGATAGATATGATATTTCCCGGGAAACATATGTGGCGGAACTGGATATGGATGCTATATTTAAAAAGGCCGATGTAACAAAAACCTACAAGCCATTGCCCAAATTCCCATCTGTGGAAAGGGATGCTGCATTTATAGTTGCTGAGGAAGTGAGTGTGGGTGATATGACAAAAGCAATAATGGAGAGCGGAGGAAAATTAATTGAAGAAATTTCGCTTTTCGATATATATAGAGGTAAACAGATACCTGAAGGGAAGAAAAGCGTGGCATTTTCCATTACATTCAGGGCTGCTGACAGGACGCTTACTGTAACCGAAATAGATGATGTGATGACTAAGATAATAGAAAGGATAAAGACAGATTTCAATGGTGTTTTAAGGGGGTGA
- the pheS gene encoding phenylalanine--tRNA ligase subunit alpha has protein sequence MDLERIRMEAETEIQNASDIQVLEETRIKYLGKKGIITSALKSIGELPKEERPAAGVKINAVKVVIEESLNHRLKELEEKELEERLKKEYIDITVPGRKPELGHLHPLTIVREEITEIFLGLGFSIAEGPEIEYDYYNFEALNIPRDHPARDIQDTFYINDNIVLRTHTSPVQVRTMERQKPPIRVIVPGRVYRSDNIDATHSPVFHQIEGLVVDRNVTMGDLKGVLSLFAKQLFGEDTKTKFRPHYFPFTEPSAEMDVTCMACKGRGCRVCGGTGWIEILGSGMVHPKVLSMSGIDPQEYSGFAFGMGLDRIAMLKYGIDDLRLFFENDIRFIRQF, from the coding sequence ATGGACCTTGAAAGAATCAGGATGGAAGCAGAAACTGAAATACAAAATGCCTCTGATATACAAGTGTTGGAGGAGACAAGGATTAAATACCTCGGCAAAAAAGGAATAATAACCTCTGCACTCAAGAGCATAGGCGAACTTCCAAAGGAAGAGAGACCGGCTGCCGGTGTGAAGATCAATGCGGTCAAGGTTGTCATTGAGGAAAGCCTTAATCATAGGTTAAAAGAGCTTGAAGAGAAGGAACTGGAAGAAAGATTAAAGAAAGAATATATTGATATAACCGTGCCGGGCAGAAAGCCAGAATTGGGTCACCTGCACCCGCTCACCATAGTAAGAGAAGAGATAACTGAGATATTCCTTGGATTGGGCTTTAGCATAGCCGAAGGACCTGAAATAGAGTATGACTACTATAATTTTGAGGCATTGAACATCCCGAGAGACCATCCGGCAAGGGATATCCAGGATACTTTCTATATTAATGACAACATAGTTTTGCGTACACACACGTCTCCTGTTCAGGTAAGGACAATGGAGAGGCAGAAACCTCCAATAAGGGTTATTGTGCCTGGAAGAGTATACAGGTCTGATAATATAGATGCTACCCATTCACCAGTATTTCATCAGATAGAGGGGCTGGTGGTAGACCGCAATGTTACTATGGGCGACCTCAAAGGCGTGTTAAGCCTCTTTGCCAAGCAGCTTTTTGGGGAGGATACAAAAACAAAATTCAGACCACATTACTTTCCGTTTACAGAACCCAGTGCTGAGATGGACGTTACCTGTATGGCATGCAAGGGTAGAGGATGCAGGGTTTGTGGGGGTACAGGATGGATAGAGATACTAGGTTCAGGTATGGTACATCCTAAGGTCCTCTCTATGTCAGGCATTGACCCTCAAGAGTATTCAGGATTTGCTTTTGGTATGGGTCTTGACAGGATAGCAATGCTAAAGTATGGAATAGATGACCTGAGGCTATTCTTTGAAAATGATATTAGATTTATCAGACAGTTTTAA
- a CDS encoding thioredoxin family protein: MEIKILGTGCPKCQALERNTREALKEMGIEAEVTEVKDIKKIMQYDIMTTPGIVINEKVKAAGKVLSKDEIKKLIEEENV; encoded by the coding sequence ATGGAAATCAAGATACTGGGCACCGGATGTCCTAAATGTCAGGCCTTAGAGAGAAACACCAGGGAAGCATTGAAAGAGATGGGCATCGAGGCTGAAGTGACGGAGGTTAAGGATATAAAGAAGATTATGCAGTATGACATAATGACAACCCCTGGTATAGTTATAAATGAGAAGGTAAAAGCTGCTGGCAAGGTTCTAAGCAAGGATGAGATTAAAAAGCTCATTGAGGAAGAAAATGTGTAA
- a CDS encoding permease, which yields MKNWQKFTLIVTVFLLAYFVPFERPRVQGAVMESLYMLQDYVRLHVLTCLIPAFFIAGAISSFISQGSVIKYLGGGANKTVSYLVASLSGTVLAVCSCTVLPLFAGIYKKGAGIGPATSFLYSGPAINILAIILTTRVLGFKIGLARAIGAISFSIIIGLIMSALFRNEDAVRANLEVSSVYQEDGERSATQNIIYFTVMILILIFAAWGKPEQEVGFFSDIYRIKWYITGLLLMVLFAILLKWFKKDEIHSWLDSTWLFTLQIMPLLFAGVMVAGLLMGRPGTDAGLIPSRYVAYLVGGNSITANFVASIIGAFMYFATLTEVPILQGLLGSGMGQGPALALLLSGPALSLPSMLVINSILGVKKTAAYITLVVIMSTIAGYIFGMV from the coding sequence TTGAAAAACTGGCAGAAGTTTACTCTAATTGTTACAGTGTTTTTGCTGGCATATTTTGTACCGTTTGAACGACCACGTGTACAGGGTGCTGTAATGGAATCATTATATATGCTCCAGGACTATGTTAGGCTTCATGTACTTACGTGTCTTATACCGGCTTTTTTTATCGCAGGGGCGATATCCAGCTTTATTTCTCAAGGTTCGGTTATAAAGTATCTTGGGGGCGGAGCCAATAAGACGGTCAGTTATCTGGTTGCTTCTTTATCAGGTACAGTTCTTGCTGTCTGTTCATGCACAGTTTTGCCGTTGTTTGCTGGTATATATAAAAAGGGTGCAGGAATTGGGCCGGCAACATCTTTTCTATACTCTGGTCCGGCAATAAATATATTGGCAATAATACTTACTACCAGGGTGCTGGGCTTTAAAATAGGCCTGGCCAGAGCCATAGGTGCTATATCTTTTTCAATTATCATAGGTCTTATTATGTCTGCACTTTTTAGAAATGAGGATGCAGTCAGGGCCAACTTGGAGGTATCATCAGTCTATCAGGAGGATGGGGAAAGAAGTGCAACCCAAAACATAATATACTTTACAGTAATGATACTCATTTTGATATTCGCTGCGTGGGGAAAGCCAGAACAGGAGGTTGGGTTTTTCAGCGATATATACAGAATAAAATGGTATATAACCGGTTTGCTTCTCATGGTCCTTTTTGCAATTTTGTTAAAATGGTTCAAGAAAGATGAGATACATAGCTGGCTGGATTCTACATGGCTCTTTACACTCCAGATTATGCCCCTGTTATTCGCAGGCGTCATGGTTGCAGGACTTTTGATGGGAAGGCCGGGAACAGATGCCGGGCTTATACCATCGAGATATGTGGCTTATCTGGTGGGTGGAAATTCAATAACTGCCAACTTTGTGGCCTCAATAATAGGTGCATTTATGTATTTTGCCACATTGACAGAGGTACCAATACTACAGGGTCTTTTGGGTTCGGGTATGGGTCAAGGACCAGCCCTTGCGTTGCTGCTTAGTGGCCCGGCCTTGAGCCTGCCCAGTATGCTTGTTATAAACAGCATACTGGGTGTTAAAAAGACTGCAGCATATATTACGCTGGTAGTCATCATGTCTACCATTGCAGGGTATATATTTGGAATGGTCTAA
- a CDS encoding ArsR/SmtB family transcription factor, translating into MDKYELRAEVIKALSHPARLKIIDILSSCNEKCVCEIMEELGLEQSTVSKHLSILKSVGIIDSRKDGLKVLYHLNAPCMVSFFGCIDNILSRDIERRMYQLERG; encoded by the coding sequence ATGGATAAATATGAATTGCGGGCAGAGGTTATAAAAGCTCTTTCTCACCCGGCAAGGCTGAAAATAATAGATATCTTATCGAGTTGCAACGAAAAATGTGTATGTGAGATAATGGAAGAACTTGGATTGGAACAGTCAACGGTTTCTAAGCACCTGTCAATCCTGAAAAGTGTTGGTATTATAGACAGCAGAAAGGACGGCTTGAAGGTATTATACCATTTGAATGCTCCGTGTATGGTGTCATTTTTTGGATGCATAGACAATATATTGAGTCGTGACATCGAAAGAAGGATGTATCAGTTGGAGAGGGGATAG